The Leptolyngbya sp. FACHB-261 genome segment TGAGGAGTCTACCGTTGCTGGGGTTGAGGCTTGGGAAGATTGTGAGCTTCGGCATCCACCAATTGCGACTACCACAGCAGCTACCGAGAACAGGGCAAATTGAGATAGCTTCTGCCTAGACATTACCTATTCCTTGACTTTCTGTTAAGGGTCGCTCCCAGAATGGCAATCTTTTTAAGGCTCCGCAAGTTTTCACCATAAGCAGGCTTAAAAAATGAGAGCCGCCATTAAGGCAACTCTCATTCAAAACTGACGTATTAAACGTATCGAAATTTCGGGTTAGAGCTTAGCTTGCTGCCTTGTGCTCGTGGTAATTGGAAATACTTTCATACACTTCGTCCGGGAACTGCAAATCTCGATAGACATTGCAGGCATCCGGGTCCTCAGAGTTGGGACAAATAGGAAACTCTTGCTGGCGCTGGTATTCTAAAATGCGTTCGCGCCGGGGAGGATTATAGTCGTGCCCCTTTACTTGTTCGACCAAAGCACGAGCCTTTTCTTCGCTGAAATCTTGGTCTTTTTGAAGCTGCTCAACCAACTCGTCTTCAGTCATAAAATGACGCGCGACCATCGCAAAGACTAACCGACCATAGTGGCCAATATCTTGCCCTGCATCGAGAGCGTCGAGCAGATGGGTCATCATTTCACTTTTGCGCAGTGCTTCAATCGTCATACTCGCTTTATCCCTTTGTTAGACCCGTCTTAGTAGTTCATTTGTTCTACTTTTCTAATAAGCCATGATTTGGCTGCACCTTCCTCCGTCGAAGGGTATATTGATGCATTGATGAGTCCAATTGCCGGTGATGAAGGCTGAGTTTTATTACAACCGACGCAAATACAGTTGTAGCCTCGCCGGAGAAGCGGACAGTAGAGAGTTAAGAATCAGAAATTCTGAAGGTAAGGTACTGGCAATTGCTCAAGGGGCAAAAACTGGTCTTCTAGGGGTATGTCGCCAAGAGGCAGAGACAGTCGACGTTTCGCAGCCCCGCTTTTACAACTTGATTAAAGTTGCACTCAGTGCCTTAGAAGTCGAAGAAAAAAGGCAGTTAGTTCAAGATCAAGAGCAGATTATTTCCGATAAAGATCAGATCATTCAGCAAAAGGATGAGCAGATCGCGATCATTAAACAGCAGCTTGGAATTCTCAACCAGAAGCTTAACCAACTCTCAGGAGAGCAACAACAACAACTCCAGGATCTTCAGCTCGCTGTTGCCGACCAAGAGTCTCAAATCCGAGAACGGGAGGCTCATCTAGCGCAATTGCAAGCTCAACTTAAACAGCCCCTGCCTCAGTTCGACCCTGCCAAGCTTGAAAGAATTGTTAGAACAAAGTTAGGGGAACTCACCTGGAACAGCATCAGCTCATCCAGCCAGCAGGACCTATGCACAGCCTACGAACACTACAAACTGATCGGGGCTAAGAATTTCATTGATGATTACACCGAAGCAGGTCTTAGGCTTGGCTTTGTAATCGAAACTGAAATTGTCAGCCCTTTCTTTGCCAAGCTCTACCAGTTTTTAGCAACGGGTGGGGGCAACGCTAGCTACGGCAACTCTTTTTTTGAGCTAGGGGGTCTAACCTTGAAGCCGAATCAAGAATACACGTTAGGCATGCTGCCTCGCCTCCTATCTAACCAATGGGAAACTTATCGCAGTGATGCCCTTGAGCAGTGCAGCCCGCCGGACAAAAATAAGCTGCATCGCACCATTGTTCTGCGAGACGCCCTTAACCACGCTGATTCCCAACAAATCAAACGATTTCTACGGCAGTGGCAACACCCGCTTGCTCAGTGGCTAGGTCTAGGCGAAGTTGCCGCTTCTACCCTTGACCAGATCACGAAGCTGCGCAACCGAGCGGCTCATCCCGTTCCTCTATACCTCTGGCAGTTCAAAAAACTGTGGTTTCTAGTGGTTGGAGGCAAGACTCGACGCGGGCTGCTCGGCGACATCTACGACCGCCAGAGTTTGTCTTAGAGAGTCAGGTCAAGAGACATCAGGGGGTCAAAAACAGTTCACGGATGCCAGCACTACCAATCTCCACAGCTAGAGCCGCTAGCAGAAAGCCAAGTAGCTTGGTCGCAATCACTGCCCCCTCAGCCCCAATCCACTTATCAATTAGACCAGCTTGACGCACAATAAACCAAGTTACTACCATCGCTGCAACGATGCCAACCGCCACACTAATGTGAGCGGAGGGCGACTCAGACATCAATAGCATCACGGTCGTTAAGGTACCAGGACCGGCCAGCAGTGGTAGAGCCAGTGGCGTAATCGCAACATCCCGCTCTTGATCTACCATCGGCGTATCTAGCTCTCCCTCCAGCATCTGCAGTGCGATCAACAGTAAGAGCAGGCCACCAGCCACTCTCAAAGAGCCAATACTAATGCTCAAATAATCCAGAATTGACTGACCCGCGAATGCAAAGCCCAACAGGACGCCAGTTGCGACAACGCTGGCCCGATCCACAACGCTGTCTCGCTGTTCTGGAGCCATGCCCTTAGTTAGGATCAGAAAGATTGGGGCGTTACCCAAAGCATCTGCCAAGACAAATACGGCTAGGAAGGTTTTAACCAGAACGGCAGTATCCACAAGTAAACCAAATGTAATGGGAGGGCTTTCTCAACAGTAGCTTATCTAGTCAGAATTGAAGATTGCTGTTTGAAACTGACCCATTTGACTGCTGCCAGAGAGCCAATTTGAGAGCTAGCTTACAATCAACCGTTGTACAATCTGATACTTCTAGATAATTTCTGAGCGGAGTTGCAACCTAGCTCTGTGCTTGAGTGGTGCTGGCAACCTGCCCCAAGTTTCCTATGGGCTCCTACGTATAATTTCAACTGGCTTCTTGAGATTTAGCTTGAGATTTAGCGACCAGCCTAATCATACAAGCTTGTAAAACCTCGCTAATCTCTCTTATTGCTGAGTACAGCCTACCTGAAGAGTGATGAAAACTACTATTTCCCTCCCCACTATGAAGACAGGATTTAGAACATGGAGGATCGGATAGTATGGCAATAAATTACGACAACAGACGAGCAATTGGCATTTTCCCTACGCGTGACAAAGCAGAGCTAGCGATTAACCAGCTACGAGCTTCCGGTTTCCCAATGGATAACCTATCCATCGTTGCCCGAGACACCGAAGAAGGTCGGGTCGGCGGTGCGGATGTCACCACAACTGGCGCTGCTGCTGGCGCCTCGGCTGGCACGGTTGCCGGTGGTCTGGCTGGCTTATTACTCGGTATTGGTTCGCTGGCTATTCCAGGGGTTGGTCCTGTGATCACTGCCGGAGCTTTGGGTAGTGCCCTAGCAACCGCTGCTGCTGGTGCTGGCGTGGGTGCCGCTACGGGCGGTTTACTGGGTGCCTTGGCCGGTCTAGGCGTTCCCGAGAGTCGGGCCCAGGTCTACCACGATCGCATTCAGCGGGGCGACTTTTTGGTGATCCTTGAGGGTTCCAAGGCCGACGTTGTACGAGCCGAGACGATCTTGCATGACAGTGGCATCGAAGAGTTCGCTAGTTATGATGTTTCTGATACGCGCTTCGGCCATGTCTACCACGATGATCCCGATATTCGTGTGAAGCAAGATTAACGTTAATTGTTCAACCCCTGATTGAGCCCTGCTCTAGCGTAGAGCAGGGCTCTATGGAGCCAGTTTTATACTCAGACATACAACCTAGCAATACAAGTTATTGTTAGGTTGTATGTCTGAGTATATACTGCTAAAACAGTAGGCAGTAGCATCTACTCGTAAGCCTTGGTACGAGAGACGGCTTAATTTCTCAAGACTGGACTTTCTCAAAGTTGGGCTCATTGACCAGCTTCCGTATTAATTCATACCGTTTTAGGTAGGGTAGTCTTGCAATTTTTAACAAGCTCTAGACTTGTCGCGGTTTGTTAGCTCAAGGTCTGAGCAGTTCAGACTTAAGCTGATGTATTGCATTGCGTGAACAATCGACCAAAACCCTCAAGACTGAAGGCACTCTAAAGCAAAACCCATCTTGAAAAGACTGTCATGGCATCTACTTTAGAATTAGACTGCTTTGCCCATGCTTTAGAAAGAGCAACTCAACAGGCTGCCCTGACTGAGCTAGCTAGAGAGAGTTCGGTCAGAAGCCAGCAGGCACTACGATGGGCGTTAAGGTTCTCCCGTTGTGCTATTTATCCAGTGACCTGGACATCACCTGATGCCCGCTTCATTTATGTCAACGATGCAACTTGTGCGCATCTGGGTTACAGCCGCCGAGAACTGCTCTCAATGTCGGTACCCGATATTGCACAGGGTTTAACTTTAGAGGTGTGGCAGGATTACTGGCAGGGCCTCAAGCAACAGGGCTGTCTAACTGTTGGAGCCTTGCATCGGTGCAAAGATGGCAGCCTAGTTTCAGTTGAAAATTCTGTCTGTTATCTAGAGTTCAGGGGTAGAGAATATACAGTTGCCTGTTCTCGGGAATTGAGCCAGCAGAGGCGAGGGCTGTTGTAACCTCTCGCCTATTGCAAGCCCATCTAGCGCAAGTCCACCTAACGTAAGGATAAAGCTAACCCAACACCAGTTCTAGCCTTAGGTCCTAGCGTTGGTCTTGCGAGCTTTTTCCTTCTCTTTTTGCTTGGCCCGTTTCTCTGCAGCTTTAGCCTCATTGGCTGCTCGCTCAGCTTCTAGCTTGGCCTTTAGTTTCTCTTCTTCAATCTTGTCCAAATAGTAAGCATAGCCACCCTCATAAACTCGCAGTTCCCCGTCGCGCAACTCCACAATTTTGTTCGCAACTTGCGAGATAAAGTAACGGTCGTGAGAGACAACTAGCACAGTGCCATCATAATTTTGAATGGCATCTTCAAGCATTTCCTTAGCTGGAATATCCAGGTGGTTAGTAGGCTCATCGAGGATCAACAGGTTCACCGGAGCCAACAACATTTTTGCTAGTGCTAAACGCGCTTTTTCGCCGCCGCTCAGCGCTGCTACCTTCTTAAATACAGTGTCGCCACTGAATAAGAAGCGACCCAATAAAGTCCGAACTTCCTCATTGCTCCATTGGGGCACGGCATCATGAATTGTCTCCATGACGGTGCGATTTAGGTCTAGAGCTTCGGCTTGGTTCTGCTCGAAGTAGCCCGGAACAACATTGTGGTTACCCAATTCCACTTTGCCTTCTGAAGGAGCTTCCAAGCCCATAATCAGACGCAACAATGTAGACTTACCGGCTCCATTAGGCCCTAGGAAGGCAATACGATCACCCCGCTCAATCAGCAGATCCGTTCCTAAGAACAGCACTTTATCGCCAGCCAAATGGGTCAAGTCTTTGATCTCAACCACTTCACGCCCACTACGAGGTGCTGTGGGAAAACGAAAGTGCAGCGTGCGCAAATCCCCTACGGGTGACTCGATGCGCTCAATCTTATCTAGTTGCTTTTCGCGGCTTTTGGCTTGAGTGCTACGGGTGGCGCTTGCCCGAAAGCGCTCTACAAATGCCTGTTGTTTTTCCAGTTCCTTCTGTTGACGCTCGTAAGCGCTCTGTTGAGCTTCGCGACCTTCTAGCTTCTGTTGTATATAGCTGGAATAATTGCCCAAGTAAGTGGTAGAAACACCACGCTCAGTTTCGACAATTTGCGTACACAGGCGATCTAGAAATTCGCGGTCATGGGAAACGATCACCATTGGTGTCGTTAACCCTTTCAGATAGGTTTCTAACCACTCGATTGTTTCTAGATCCAAGTGGTTTGTCGGCTCGTCCAGCAGCAGCAGGTCGGGCGATTGCAATAGAATTTTGCCCAAACTCATGCGCATCTGCCAGCCACCACTGAAGCTGCTGACCAGCCGTTCAGCGTCTTCGGGTTCAAAGTCCAGGTCCGGCAGCAGCTTTTCGATGCGTGCATCCAATCCATAGCCATCCCGGGCCTCGAATTCGCGCTGCAAGCGATCCATCTTGTGAATCAGGCGATCAAGTTGGGTCGCGTCTGCCTGCTCCATATCGCGATGCACCTTCGCCAGTTCCATCTGGATCCGGTTAGCTTCTGTGAACACCGTCCACAATTCTTCCCGCACAGTTCGCTGTGGATCAACCTCAAACTCTTGGCTGAGGTAAGCGATGTGTAGAGACGCAGGCCGGATGATTTCACCAGAGGTTGGCTCCGTCTCACCCGCAATGATCTTGAGCTGGGTTGATTTACCCGCTCCATTGACCCCCACCAGGCCAATACGGTCTCCCGGCTTGACTTCCCAGTTCACGTCCTTGAGGACTTCACCTGTGGGGTAAATTTTGCTGATGTGTTCGAGTCGCAGCATTAGGAAGGCTCCTACAAAGGCAGGGGTCAGGTCAGGACGGGGCCAGCGGACGTTGTTTGTAACGAATTACTTAGTTCAATCTTCGCACGGCAACAGCAGGGCTGCCTCCCTAGGTTCATGTATCCGATCGCTCGACTCGATACATTAGTGGGTATTCTCAATTCACAGACAAGTAAAGATTTGCAACGAACCGCTGCTATGCGCTCTACGTCCGAACAGGTGATCTTAATTACGGGAGCCTCATCAGGCATCGGTGCTGCCCTGGCCGAGGCACTTGCTCGCCAGTTTCTAGGCGTGCGTTTAGTGCTGAGTGGTCGCAACCCGCAAAGGTTAGAAGCAGTCGCCGAGCATTGCTCCAAGGCAGGAGCCAAAGTCCTCAGCGTGGCGACGGACATTACCGATGCACAGCAGGCAAACGGCTTAGCCCAAAAAGCCCTGAGCCACTTCGGACGGGTGGATGTGCTGGTCAACAACGCAGGCTACGGTCAGATGGGGCCTGTGGAGTTAGTGAGTGATGCTGCTGTACGGCGGCAGATGGATGTGAATTTCTTCGGTCCCCTAACCCTGATTCGAGCTCTGGTCCCTGCCATGCGAGCGGCTGGGGGCGGTCGCATCGTCAACTTGAGTTCGCTGGCGGGACAAGTCGCCTCTCCTTTCTCTGGGATCTACAGTGCCAGCAAGTACGCTCTAGAGGCGATTAGCGATGCTTTGCGCATGGAACTCGCTCCCTTTGGCATCTCTGTGGTGTTGATTGAGCCTGGGCCAGTGAGCACGGAGTTCTTCAAAGTCGCGCAGCAGCAAGCCGAGGGCACGATTGCCGATCCTAAGCAAACCGTCTATGCCCCTGCCTTTGAGAAGCTAGAGGGAATAGTGGACCAGGTTGATAAGGTAGCCTGGCCTCTAGAACGAGCAACTCAAGTAATAGTCAAGGCCGTCACTGACCGCCGTCCTCGCGCTCGTTACGTAGCGGCTCCCGGGGGAGCACTACTCCTGCCATTGCTCAATTTGTTGCCTGCTGCGGTCAAGGATCGGCTCCAGAGCAAGTTTTATGGCCTGGACCGCATTGCTGGACCTGTATGACCTGTGCAAGACACGAGCCTGCAAGACATAAGTACGACTCAGGCACAAAAGGCAGTTTCTTTAAGCTGATCTGTGTCTAAACTCCATGTCTAGTCCTATGCCTTTAGATGGGGACAACTGCGGCTAACACTAGGGTAGAACCTAGGAGCAATGTATCTCCCCAACCCCAATCACTCTTCAAGCGCAGATGGAGGGGAGGGAACTTGCTATCCATGAAGCACAAAGCCACTAGAGCCGTATCTTGCTCTTATAAAACTTATCTAATTCAATGAATTCCGTCACCGCATCTGTTGGGTGAGCTGATGCGATGGGGCACTTTGGATCAGTAGGATTGGGCTCTTCGCACTTTGAGCCAGTCGTAGCACTTCGCAAAGACCGTTAACGTCATTGGTTACGAGCTTGCTTACGACATCACCCAACACGAAGCCAATCTAGTTTATTAAGGACGGCCGGGGGCACTAATGAGTCTTTTTCTGATGTCTTTAGTTCTTTGGTTAGACAGCGCTGGCTTAATCAAACCGCAGAGCAGACAAACTAGATCGTTGGTGCAGATTTATTTACCGAGGAGCTTAATGGACAGAGCATCCGGTCGATGAAGGCAGCCAGCACTGCTTATATTGAGAATTCCATTTGACAGCTGTCGAAATTGCCCGGTATGCCTGGAAAACGCAGGTCAAGTTGAGCCTAAGCAACGACACGGAATTTGATGAATTGTAAATCATCAACAGCCCCGATGCGTGACAGTACAGGTTTGCGTAACGAACGCTTGCACAGCTTGTCGGTATCGAGCACCATTAACCTGAGCATTATTGTTGTGATCGCCACCAGGGATGAGCACTAATTCTTTTGTCGTTGGCGCTGCGGCGAAGAGGCGTTGGCTCATCTGAAAAGGCACTGTATGATCAGCCGTTCCGTGTAACAGTAGGATGGGCAATTTCAACAATGAAATCTTGTCCAGAGAGGCGAAGCGTTGGGTCAGGAGCAAATCTGTAGGCACGAACCAAAAGCGGGAATTTCGTCTTGCCATCTCACTCATGGAAGTGAAAGTGCTCTCGACCATCAGACCGGCAGCTTCAGGATGATGAATTGCTAGGTTAATAGCAATTGCGCCTCCTAGCGAATGACCGTAGATGAAAA includes the following:
- a CDS encoding MarC family protein; its protein translation is MDTAVLVKTFLAVFVLADALGNAPIFLILTKGMAPEQRDSVVDRASVVATGVLLGFAFAGQSILDYLSISIGSLRVAGGLLLLLIALQMLEGELDTPMVDQERDVAITPLALPLLAGPGTLTTVMLLMSESPSAHISVAVGIVAAMVVTWFIVRQAGLIDKWIGAEGAVIATKLLGFLLAALAVEIGSAGIRELFLTP
- a CDS encoding general stress protein — protein: MAINYDNRRAIGIFPTRDKAELAINQLRASGFPMDNLSIVARDTEEGRVGGADVTTTGAAAGASAGTVAGGLAGLLLGIGSLAIPGVGPVITAGALGSALATAAAGAGVGAATGGLLGALAGLGVPESRAQVYHDRIQRGDFLVILEGSKADVVRAETILHDSGIEEFASYDVSDTRFGHVYHDDPDIRVKQD
- a CDS encoding PAS domain S-box protein, with amino-acid sequence MASTLELDCFAHALERATQQAALTELARESSVRSQQALRWALRFSRCAIYPVTWTSPDARFIYVNDATCAHLGYSRRELLSMSVPDIAQGLTLEVWQDYWQGLKQQGCLTVGALHRCKDGSLVSVENSVCYLEFRGREYTVACSRELSQQRRGLL
- a CDS encoding ABC-F family ATP-binding cassette domain-containing protein, whose amino-acid sequence is MLRLEHISKIYPTGEVLKDVNWEVKPGDRIGLVGVNGAGKSTQLKIIAGETEPTSGEIIRPASLHIAYLSQEFEVDPQRTVREELWTVFTEANRIQMELAKVHRDMEQADATQLDRLIHKMDRLQREFEARDGYGLDARIEKLLPDLDFEPEDAERLVSSFSGGWQMRMSLGKILLQSPDLLLLDEPTNHLDLETIEWLETYLKGLTTPMVIVSHDREFLDRLCTQIVETERGVSTTYLGNYSSYIQQKLEGREAQQSAYERQQKELEKQQAFVERFRASATRSTQAKSREKQLDKIERIESPVGDLRTLHFRFPTAPRSGREVVEIKDLTHLAGDKVLFLGTDLLIERGDRIAFLGPNGAGKSTLLRLIMGLEAPSEGKVELGNHNVVPGYFEQNQAEALDLNRTVMETIHDAVPQWSNEEVRTLLGRFLFSGDTVFKKVAALSGGEKARLALAKMLLAPVNLLILDEPTNHLDIPAKEMLEDAIQNYDGTVLVVSHDRYFISQVANKIVELRDGELRVYEGGYAYYLDKIEEEKLKAKLEAERAANEAKAAEKRAKQKEKEKARKTNART
- a CDS encoding SDR family oxidoreductase → MRSTSEQVILITGASSGIGAALAEALARQFLGVRLVLSGRNPQRLEAVAEHCSKAGAKVLSVATDITDAQQANGLAQKALSHFGRVDVLVNNAGYGQMGPVELVSDAAVRRQMDVNFFGPLTLIRALVPAMRAAGGGRIVNLSSLAGQVASPFSGIYSASKYALEAISDALRMELAPFGISVVLIEPGPVSTEFFKVAQQQAEGTIADPKQTVYAPAFEKLEGIVDQVDKVAWPLERATQVIVKAVTDRRPRARYVAAPGGALLLPLLNLLPAAVKDRLQSKFYGLDRIAGPV